In Pedobacter heparinus DSM 2366, the following are encoded in one genomic region:
- a CDS encoding cold-shock protein — MPEGTVKFFNESKGFGFIIPSNGDPELFVHASALSAPVRENDRVSYEVENGKKGLNATKVKKI, encoded by the coding sequence ATGCCAGAAGGAACAGTAAAATTTTTTAATGAGTCAAAAGGATTTGGCTTCATTATACCCAGCAACGGAGATCCGGAATTATTTGTGCACGCCAGCGCGCTCAGTGCCCCGGTAAGGGAAAACGACCGGGTCAGTTATGAGGTGGAAAACGGCAAGAAGGGCCTCAACGCCACTAAAGTAAAAAAGATCTGA
- a CDS encoding CorA family divalent cation transporter yields the protein MVNHVASFADQGFEWTDLVDPSLEELNDLARKYKLHPALVKDCLQPDHLPKYERMDNYSFIIFRIHTDNNVAEADTVQLLTHKIAIFYGEKFLLTIHRREHEFIKPLMDLACAGKCESSRELLNALISACLNTYEAPLAKLAKSVDYFEEIVFLRPKKVPLLKGLYYLKRKIDLLKRMLILSFEIIDAIDSTEGDVNTRDIRDQYVKFQNMFDSLAENIHQLLAIYFSASSQKTNEIMRVLTILSVFFMPLTFIVGIYGMNFDVMPELHWKIGYPGVMGLMVVVTVSIYFWFKRKGWL from the coding sequence ATGGTAAATCACGTTGCATCATTTGCAGATCAGGGATTTGAATGGACAGATCTGGTAGATCCATCTTTAGAAGAACTAAACGATCTTGCCAGGAAATATAAACTGCATCCTGCTTTGGTTAAAGATTGTCTCCAGCCTGATCATCTACCTAAGTATGAAAGAATGGATAACTATTCTTTTATTATTTTCAGGATACATACCGATAACAATGTGGCTGAAGCGGATACGGTTCAGCTGCTGACCCATAAAATTGCTATTTTTTATGGGGAAAAATTTCTGCTGACCATTCACCGGCGTGAACATGAATTTATTAAACCATTGATGGATCTGGCATGCGCTGGCAAGTGCGAGAGTAGCAGAGAATTGCTGAACGCTCTGATCAGCGCCTGTTTGAATACTTATGAAGCACCATTGGCCAAATTGGCGAAATCGGTAGACTATTTTGAGGAGATTGTGTTTCTCAGACCTAAAAAAGTGCCGCTTTTAAAGGGGTTGTATTACCTCAAGCGGAAAATTGATTTGCTCAAGCGGATGCTGATTCTTTCTTTTGAAATCATTGATGCGATTGATTCTACGGAGGGTGATGTCAACACCAGGGATATCCGTGATCAGTATGTTAAGTTCCAGAATATGTTTGATTCGCTGGCTGAGAACATTCATCAATTGCTGGCCATATATTTTTCGGCTTCTTCTCAAAAAACCAATGAGATCATGCGGGTGCTGACAATCTTGTCTGTGTTTTTTATGCCGCTGACTTTCATAGTTGGCATTTATGGGATGAATTTTGATGTTATGCCAGAACTGCACTGGAAAATTGGTTATCCAGGGGTAATGGGACTGATGGTGGTAGTAACGGTATCCATCTACTTCTGGTTTAAACGCAAAGGTTGGTTGTAA
- a CDS encoding Rpn family recombination-promoting nuclease/putative transposase: MQEQTSTATHPKQKREPKPTTFIDAFVDFSFKRLFATEESKPILIGLLNHLFKGRKYITEIEYGKNEFPGEIAQEGGAVFDVYCTDVNGSKFIIEVQRGNQEYFKERALFYVSRAISEQAPKGDRKGWAYKLTEVYLLAFLEDFNLPDSPKSEYVQDICLANRHTGIIFYDKVGFIFIEMLNFVKGSDELYTELDKWLYALKHLTEFKQRPEYLSGPEFDQLFTLANYASLTPEERDMYNSSLKRKWDNKNVLDYAVKKSLEQGLEQGLEQGREQGREQGIHKKAIEIALEMLVNKYPIEEIIKLTKLSKEEIQSLQK, from the coding sequence ATGCAAGAACAAACCAGCACTGCAACACACCCAAAACAAAAAAGAGAACCTAAGCCTACAACTTTCATTGATGCCTTTGTCGACTTTAGCTTTAAAAGATTGTTCGCCACAGAAGAAAGTAAACCAATTCTGATAGGTCTGTTAAACCACCTCTTTAAAGGCAGAAAATACATTACTGAAATTGAATACGGGAAAAATGAATTCCCCGGTGAGATAGCCCAGGAAGGCGGAGCCGTATTTGATGTTTATTGTACCGATGTTAACGGCAGCAAGTTCATTATCGAAGTCCAACGTGGCAACCAGGAGTATTTTAAAGAGCGGGCGCTATTTTATGTCTCCAGAGCAATCAGTGAACAAGCTCCAAAAGGCGATAGAAAGGGCTGGGCTTACAAGCTTACAGAAGTGTACCTGCTTGCATTTTTAGAAGACTTTAACCTGCCGGATAGCCCAAAATCTGAATATGTACAGGATATCTGTCTCGCTAACAGGCACACTGGCATAATATTCTATGATAAAGTAGGCTTTATATTTATTGAAATGCTTAATTTTGTTAAAGGGTCTGATGAATTGTATACGGAGCTGGATAAATGGTTATATGCATTGAAGCACTTAACCGAATTTAAACAACGTCCGGAATACTTATCCGGCCCGGAATTTGATCAGTTATTTACCCTGGCTAATTATGCCAGTTTAACACCAGAGGAACGTGATATGTACAATTCAAGTTTAAAGCGCAAGTGGGATAACAAAAATGTACTGGATTACGCGGTTAAAAAAAGTCTGGAACAAGGTTTGGAACAAGGTCTGGAACAAGGTCGTGAACAGGGTCGTGAACAGGGTATACATAAAAAAGCAATTGAGATCGCTCTTGAAATGCTAGTTAACAAATACCCAATAGAAGAAATCATTAAGCTTACCAAACTTTCAAAAGAAGAAATCCAGTCCCTTCAAAAATAA
- a CDS encoding DUF1016 N-terminal domain-containing protein, with the protein MARGKVICAVNTERVLMYWHIGQRIFLEEQEGKDRADYGKFLIKTLSEQLQPEFGRGYSKRQLERYRQFYRPFPIASAVRTQLILL; encoded by the coding sequence TTGGCCCGGGGCAAAGTCATCTGCGCAGTAAACACTGAACGCGTACTCATGTACTGGCACATCGGCCAGCGAATTTTCCTGGAAGAGCAGGAAGGAAAAGACAGGGCTGATTACGGGAAGTTTTTGATTAAAACACTTTCAGAGCAATTACAACCCGAGTTTGGAAGAGGCTATTCAAAAAGACAACTGGAACGATATCGTCAGTTTTACCGGCCCTTTCCAATTGCGTCCGCAGTGCGGACACAATTGATTTTATTATAG
- a CDS encoding Fpg/Nei family DNA glycosylase: MPELPDLEVFAANLEKRFKHKTLERLEVQVAKKLNVPEKELKETLEGHQLTAVKREGKTIQLHFGPERILGLHLMLHGALNLIEADEKIKYPIVSFHFKTGHGFALTDFQKAATLTLNPVVSDVPDALSKEMSVNYLEAVLAKKKAPIKTVLMDQHLIRGIGNTYADEILWEAGISPFSVSKAIPKAKVRELHQVIGKLLRKEIQQISKMLPDELGGEIKDFLKIHGAGIKESPTGKKILVEEIGGRKSYYTEEQELY; encoded by the coding sequence ATGCCGGAATTACCTGATCTTGAAGTCTTCGCTGCTAACCTGGAAAAACGGTTTAAACATAAAACCTTGGAGCGCCTGGAAGTGCAGGTAGCTAAAAAGCTGAATGTGCCGGAAAAGGAGCTAAAAGAAACCCTGGAGGGGCATCAGCTGACTGCTGTAAAACGCGAAGGAAAAACCATCCAATTGCATTTTGGTCCTGAAAGGATATTGGGCTTACACCTGATGCTGCATGGAGCGTTAAATCTGATTGAAGCTGATGAGAAAATAAAATATCCCATTGTCTCATTTCATTTTAAGACTGGTCATGGTTTCGCTTTAACTGATTTTCAAAAGGCTGCGACCCTGACATTAAATCCTGTGGTGTCTGATGTACCGGACGCGCTTTCCAAAGAAATGAGCGTGAACTATCTGGAAGCGGTTTTGGCGAAAAAGAAGGCGCCTATAAAAACGGTATTGATGGATCAGCACCTTATCCGGGGTATCGGTAATACTTATGCGGATGAAATTTTATGGGAGGCAGGAATTTCACCATTCTCAGTTTCTAAAGCCATTCCTAAAGCAAAAGTAAGGGAACTGCACCAGGTGATCGGAAAGTTATTGCGTAAGGAAATTCAGCAGATCAGTAAAATGCTGCCAGATGAGCTGGGTGGAGAGATTAAGGATTTTCTGAAAATCCACGGCGCAGGTATCAAAGAAAGCCCGACCGGTAAAAAGATACTGGTAGAAGAGATTGGTGGGCGTAAATCTTATTATACAGAGGAGCAGGAATTGTACTAG
- a CDS encoding transporter: MMKDSFVKIFILFSYGFSLSLSANAQKHAVRYSLFHPVPASQLRDMETDRPDVTESPFTVNAGHFQYETDLFRIVREKSDMSKTSTLLINQANLKIGLTESTALQVGFQSYGEMRQKDLASGKKTHTHGIGDLTVRVKQNLFGNNGGNFALALLPYVKFPTSEYDSEGRFEYGLILPMQFKLPGEWKLGLQLETDRLKDQDQQAMHTELLQSVTVAHALVKKLDGIAETYYTYDFKAQQWSNFLNAALQLELAKNVKLDAGFNYGIQHQAARHYFLGAACRF; encoded by the coding sequence ATGATGAAAGACAGCTTCGTTAAAATTTTTATTTTATTTTCATACGGGTTCAGCCTGTCCTTGAGTGCGAATGCACAAAAGCATGCTGTCAGGTATTCATTGTTTCATCCGGTGCCCGCCAGTCAACTTCGCGACATGGAGACTGACCGGCCAGATGTGACGGAATCACCTTTTACGGTAAATGCCGGGCATTTTCAGTATGAGACGGATCTTTTCAGGATAGTTAGGGAAAAATCAGACATGAGCAAAACCAGTACTTTGCTGATCAACCAGGCTAACCTGAAAATCGGGCTTACCGAATCTACTGCGCTTCAGGTTGGTTTTCAGAGTTATGGCGAAATGCGGCAGAAGGATCTGGCTTCAGGAAAAAAAACGCATACCCATGGTATTGGTGATCTGACTGTGCGTGTGAAGCAGAATCTGTTTGGAAATAATGGCGGGAATTTCGCACTGGCGCTGTTGCCTTATGTGAAGTTTCCGACTTCTGAGTATGACAGTGAAGGTAGGTTTGAGTATGGGCTGATCCTGCCGATGCAATTTAAGCTGCCGGGGGAATGGAAACTGGGTTTGCAGCTCGAGACTGACCGGTTGAAGGACCAGGACCAGCAGGCAATGCATACCGAGTTATTACAGTCGGTAACGGTTGCGCATGCGCTGGTAAAGAAACTCGACGGCATCGCAGAGACTTATTATACCTATGATTTTAAAGCGCAGCAGTGGTCGAACTTTTTAAACGCGGCTTTACAGCTGGAGTTGGCTAAAAATGTGAAACTGGATGCAGGTTTTAATTATGGGATTCAACATCAGGCAGCCAGGCATTATTTTCTTGGGGCCGCCTGTAGGTTTTAA